The genome window GGAACAGCGGGGAGTCCGCCGCGAGAATCGCTACTGAGGCACACGCAGCATGACTGATTTCCAAATGAGCCTGATCGCAGCCGGCGGCGTCTTCGTCGTCGGTGTCATCACCTACAACAAATGGCAGGAGTACAAGGCCAGGAAGAGCGTCGAGCGCGCCTTCGCCGCGGACCACGACGACGTGCTGATGCGCAGCGGCGCCCAGCCCGAGACCGCCGACCGCCAGGAGCCGGTGCTCGACCTCGGCGCCGCGCCGGCCCCGGCGCCGCTCGACCTGCCGCCGCTGGACGCCGCGCCCGATACTTCCGCTTCCGCTTCCGCGTTCGCGCCCGCATCCGCGCCGGCGCCTTCCGCCGCCCCGGCCCCGGCAGCGGCCGCCCCGGTGCGCGAGCGCGAGGCCCCGGCCGTGACCCTGCCGGGCACCAGCCCCGACATGCCGCCGGCCGAACTGGCCGAATGCCTGGTCGACCCGCTGATCGACTGCCTGATCCCCCTCAGCCTGGAAACCCCGGTGCGCGGCGACAAGATCCTGCCCAGCCTGCACAAGCTGCGCCGCGTGGGCAACAAGCCGATCCACTACATCGGCTTCGCCGTCAGCGGCGACTGGGAGCCGATCGTGCACGGTGGCGTCTACACCAAGCTGCAGGCCGGCGTGCAGATGGCCACCCGCACCACCGCCCTGAACGAACTCGAATACTCCGAGTTGGTCACCCGCCTGCAGGCCGTGGCCGACGAGATCGGCGCGCTGCCGGAAGTGCCGGACATGATCGAGGTGATGAGCGAGGCGCGCACCCTGCACCGCTTCGTCGCCGGCCACGACGCCCAGCTGGGCATCAACCTGGCCGCCAACGGCGCGCCGTGGGCGATCACCACCCTGATCGGCGCGCTGGAAAACCAGGGCTTCGACGTGCGCCCCGACGGCCGTTTCGCGATGCCCGACGGCGAAGGCGGCATCCTGTACACGCTGTCGACCAACGTCACCCTGGGCGCCGACACCACCTCGCGCCTGACCCTGCTGCTCGACGTGCCCTGCGTGGCCCCGGCGCGCGACGGTTTCGGCAAGATGGTGGCCTGCGCCAAGGCCCTGACCGCGCGCCTGGACGCCACCATCGTCGACGACGGCGACCAGCCGCTGGTGGACGCCGCCCTCGACGAGATCAAGGGCCAGGTGCTCGAGTTCTACCAGGAGATGGAAGCCTCGGACATTCCGGCCGGCTCGACCCGCGCGCTGCGCCTGTTCAGCTGAGGTAATCCGTGACCGGACAGGATCCCATTGCCCGCATGGCGTGGCTGGTCGAGGAGCTCAACCGCCACATCTACAATTACCACGTGCTGGACGCCCCGACCATTCCGGACGCCGAGTACGACCGCCTGTTCGTCGAGCTCCAGCAGCTGGAGGCCGCCCATCCGCAGGCGGTGTCGAACGACTCGCCCACCTCGCGCGTGGGCGCGGCGCCGATTCCCGAGTTCAGGCAGGTCACGCACGCCGTGCCCATGCTCTCGCTGAACAACGGCTTTTCCGAGGAAGACATCGAGAACTTCGACCGCCGCGTGCGCGACGGCCTCGACCTGCAGCGGGTGGAGTACAACGCCGAGCTGAAGTTCGACGGCCTGGCGATCAGCCTGCGCTACGAGAACGGGGTGCTGGTGCAGGCCGCCACCCGCGGCGACGGCTACACCGGCGAGGACGTGACCGCCAACATCCGCACCGTGCGGGTGATTCCGCTGCGCCTGCTGGGCAAGGAGGTGCCGGAGGTGCTGGAAGTGCGCGGCGAGGTCCTGATGTTCAAGGCCGACTTCGAGCGCCTGAACCAGCGCCAGCGCGACGCCGGCCAGAAGGAATTCGCCAATCCGCGCAACGCGGCCGCCGGCAGCCTGCGCCAGCTCGACGCCCGCATCACGGCCCAGCGCAAGCTGCGCTTCTTCGCCTATGGCGTCGGCCTGCTGGAGGGCGCCGAACTGCCCGATTCCCATTCGGCGGTGCTGGACTGGCTGGACCGCCTCGGCCTGCCGGTCGCGAAGGAGCGGGCGGTGGTCGCCGGCTGCGAAGGCCTGCTGGGCTACTTCCGTTCGGTCGGCGAGCGCCGCAAGTCGCTGCCCTACGAGATCGACGGCGTGGTGTACAAGGTCGACAAGGTGGCCGACCAGGCGCGCCTGGGCTTCGTCTCGCGCGCTCCGCGCTTCGCCCTGGCCCACAAGTTCCCGGCCGAGGAGGCCCTGACCGTGGTCCAGGCGATCGACGTGCAGGTGGGCCGCACCGGCGCCATCACGCCGGTGGCGCGCCTGGTGCCGGTCTCGGTGGGCGGGGTCACGGTCACCAACGCCACCCTGCACAACGAAGACGAAGTGCGGCGCAAGGACGTGCGCGTGGGCGACACCGTGGTGGTGCGCCGCGCCGGCGACGTCATTCCCGAGGTGCTGTCGGTGGTGCTGGAGCGCCGCCCCGAGCCCATCCCTCCCGTCTACGAACTGCCGAAGAGCTGCCCGGTGTGCGGCTCGCACGTGGTGCGCGAGGAAGGCGAGGCGGTGGCGCGCTGCTCCGGCGGCCTGACCTGCGCGGCCCAGCGCAAGGAGGCGATCCGCCACTTCGCCGGCCGGCGCATGATGGACATCGAGGGCCTGGGCGACCGCTACATCGACAGCCTGGTCGAAGCGAACCTGATCCACGGCGTGGCCGACCTGTACAAGCTCACGCTCGACGACCTGCTGAAGATGAAACGCCTGGCCGACGAGCGCGAAGGCACTACGCCGGAAACCGTCAAGCAGGGCAAGGTGGCCACCAAGTGGGCCGACAACCTGCTCGAGGCGATCCGCGCCAGCAAGCAGCCGCCGCTCGAGCGCCTGCTGTTCGCGCTCGGCATCCGCCACGTGGGCGAGTCGACCGCCAAGACCCTGGCCGACTGGCTGGGCCGCTTCGAGCTGGTCCGGCGCGCGCCGGCCGCGCTGCTGCGCGTGCTGCCCGACATCGGCGGCACCGTGGCCGAGGCGATCGCCGACTTCTTCGCCGAAGAAAAGAACCAGGGCGCGATCGACGCGCTGCTGGCGGCCGGCGTGGCGCCCCAGGGCGAGCATGCGCCCAAGGCCCAGCTGCGCGAGAAGCTGGACGAAGTCAGCCTGCTGGTGGCGCTGGACATCCCCAAGCTCACCGAGCCGCGCGCGCGCCAGTTGATGGCCGAGGGCATGAGCCTGGACAAGCTGGCCCACCTCAAGGTGTTCAACGTGTTCGGCCTGCCGGCCACGGTGCAGGCGGCCCTGGAAGAGTGGATGGCCGTGCCGGCCAACCGTGAGCGCCTGTCGGCCCTGTCGGCGCTGCGCCAGGAACTGCTGGCCGAGCTGCCGGAAGCCGCCGCCCAGCCGGAAGGTCACCTGAGCGGCAAGACCTTCGTGCTGACCGGGACCCTGCCCACCATGAGCCGCGATGCCGCAGGCGCATTGATCGAGGCGGCGGGCGGCAAGGTGTCCGGCTCGGTGTCGAAGAAAACCTCTTACGTGGTGGCCGGGGCCGAGGCGGGCAGCAAGCTCGCCAAGGCCGAGGAACTGGGCGTCACGGTCCTGGACGAAGCGGGCCTGATGGCCCTGCTGAACAAGTAAAGGAAAAGCATGACCCTGATCCGCAAAGCCGTCTTTCCCGTCGCCGGCCTGGGCAGCCGCTTCCTGCCGGCGACCAAGGCGCAACCGAAGGAAATGCTGCCCATCGTCGACAAGCCGCTGATCCAGTACGCGGTGGAAGAGGCGGTGGCGGCCGGCGTCACCGAGCTGGTCTTCATCACCGGGCGCAACAAGCGCGCCATCGAGGACCATTTCGACAAGGCCTACGAGCTCGAGGCCGAGCTGGAAGCTGCCGGCAAGCAGGCCCTGCTCGACGTGGTGCGCGGGGTGATCCCGAAGAACGTCAGCTGCATCTACATCCGCCAGCCGGCGCCGCTGGGCCTGGGCCACGCGGTGCTGTGCGCGCGTCCGATCATCGGCGACGAACCCTTCGCGGTGCTGCTGGCGGACGACTTCATGGACACCGCGCCCGGCCAGAAGCCGGTGCTGGCCCAGATGGCCGAGGTCTATGCCTACGAGCGCAGCAGCATCCTGGCGGTCCAGGACGTGCCGCGCGAGCACACCCGCCAGTACGGCATCGTCAGCGCCACGCCTTACCGTCCGGGCCTGGAGCTGGTGCAGGACATCGTCGAGAAGCCCCAGCCCGAGGTCGCGCCCTCGACCCTGGCCGTGGTCGGCCGCTACGTGCTGTCCGGCTCGATCTTCGACTACCTGGCCAGGCTGGGCAAGGGCGCGGGCGGCGAGATCCAGCTCACCGACGGCATCGCCGCCCTGATGAAGCAGGAGCGGGTGCTGGCCTACCGTTACCAGGGCCAGCGCTACGACTGCGGCTCCAAGCTGGGCTACCTGCAGGCCACGGCCGCCATCGGCCTGAAGCACCCCGAGACCGCCGAGGGCTTCCGCGCCTGCCTGGCCAGCCTGCTGGGCGAGGGGCGCGCATCATGACGGTGCGCGAGATCCTGCGCATGGGCGACCCGCGCCTGCTGCGCGTGGCCGAGCCGGTGCGCGATTTCGACACGCCCGAGCTGCACGCCCTGATCGCCGACATGTTCGACACCATGCACGCCGCCAACGGCGCCGGCCTGGCCGCGCCCCAGATCGGGGTCAACCTGCAACTGGTGATCTTCGGCTTCGCGCAGAACGCGCGCTATCCCGAGGCCCCGCCGGTGCCCGAGACGGTGCTGATCAACCCTTCGCTGACCCCGCTGTCGGACGCGATGGAGGAGGGCTTCGAAGGCTGCTTGTCGGTGCCCGGCCTGCGCGGCAGCGTGCCGCGCTATACCCGCCTGCATTACGAGGGCTTCGACCAGTTCGGCGAGCGCATCGTGCGCGACGCCGAGGGCTTCCATGCGCGCGTGGTGCAGCATGAAGTCGACCACCTGCTGGGCATCCTCTACCCGATGCGCATCAAGGACTTTTCCC of Massilia sp. KIM contains these proteins:
- the galU gene encoding UTP--glucose-1-phosphate uridylyltransferase GalU, which translates into the protein MTLIRKAVFPVAGLGSRFLPATKAQPKEMLPIVDKPLIQYAVEEAVAAGVTELVFITGRNKRAIEDHFDKAYELEAELEAAGKQALLDVVRGVIPKNVSCIYIRQPAPLGLGHAVLCARPIIGDEPFAVLLADDFMDTAPGQKPVLAQMAEVYAYERSSILAVQDVPREHTRQYGIVSATPYRPGLELVQDIVEKPQPEVAPSTLAVVGRYVLSGSIFDYLARLGKGAGGEIQLTDGIAALMKQERVLAYRYQGQRYDCGSKLGYLQATAAIGLKHPETAEGFRACLASLLGEGRAS
- a CDS encoding cell division protein ZipA C-terminal FtsZ-binding domain-containing protein, coding for MTDFQMSLIAAGGVFVVGVITYNKWQEYKARKSVERAFAADHDDVLMRSGAQPETADRQEPVLDLGAAPAPAPLDLPPLDAAPDTSASASAFAPASAPAPSAAPAPAAAAPVREREAPAVTLPGTSPDMPPAELAECLVDPLIDCLIPLSLETPVRGDKILPSLHKLRRVGNKPIHYIGFAVSGDWEPIVHGGVYTKLQAGVQMATRTTALNELEYSELVTRLQAVADEIGALPEVPDMIEVMSEARTLHRFVAGHDAQLGINLAANGAPWAITTLIGALENQGFDVRPDGRFAMPDGEGGILYTLSTNVTLGADTTSRLTLLLDVPCVAPARDGFGKMVACAKALTARLDATIVDDGDQPLVDAALDEIKGQVLEFYQEMEASDIPAGSTRALRLFS
- the ligA gene encoding NAD-dependent DNA ligase LigA; protein product: MAWLVEELNRHIYNYHVLDAPTIPDAEYDRLFVELQQLEAAHPQAVSNDSPTSRVGAAPIPEFRQVTHAVPMLSLNNGFSEEDIENFDRRVRDGLDLQRVEYNAELKFDGLAISLRYENGVLVQAATRGDGYTGEDVTANIRTVRVIPLRLLGKEVPEVLEVRGEVLMFKADFERLNQRQRDAGQKEFANPRNAAAGSLRQLDARITAQRKLRFFAYGVGLLEGAELPDSHSAVLDWLDRLGLPVAKERAVVAGCEGLLGYFRSVGERRKSLPYEIDGVVYKVDKVADQARLGFVSRAPRFALAHKFPAEEALTVVQAIDVQVGRTGAITPVARLVPVSVGGVTVTNATLHNEDEVRRKDVRVGDTVVVRRAGDVIPEVLSVVLERRPEPIPPVYELPKSCPVCGSHVVREEGEAVARCSGGLTCAAQRKEAIRHFAGRRMMDIEGLGDRYIDSLVEANLIHGVADLYKLTLDDLLKMKRLADEREGTTPETVKQGKVATKWADNLLEAIRASKQPPLERLLFALGIRHVGESTAKTLADWLGRFELVRRAPAALLRVLPDIGGTVAEAIADFFAEEKNQGAIDALLAAGVAPQGEHAPKAQLREKLDEVSLLVALDIPKLTEPRARQLMAEGMSLDKLAHLKVFNVFGLPATVQAALEEWMAVPANRERLSALSALRQELLAELPEAAAQPEGHLSGKTFVLTGTLPTMSRDAAGALIEAAGGKVSGSVSKKTSYVVAGAEAGSKLAKAEELGVTVLDEAGLMALLNK
- the def gene encoding peptide deformylase gives rise to the protein MTVREILRMGDPRLLRVAEPVRDFDTPELHALIADMFDTMHAANGAGLAAPQIGVNLQLVIFGFAQNARYPEAPPVPETVLINPSLTPLSDAMEEGFEGCLSVPGLRGSVPRYTRLHYEGFDQFGERIVRDAEGFHARVVQHEVDHLLGILYPMRIKDFSRFGFTEVMFPNLDPGADD